In one Elusimicrobiota bacterium genomic region, the following are encoded:
- the uvrB gene encoding excinuclease ABC subunit UvrB, which produces MAEFKLASPFQPSGDQPAAIQELVEGLRARTRHQVLLGVTGSGKTFTAANVIAQIQKPTLVLSPNKILAAQLYAEFKQFFPENAVEYFVSYYDYYQPEAYVPSSDTFIEKDSAVNEHIDRLRLKATSSLLERPDVIVVASVSCIYGLGSPENYKSMCVSLEKGQRVSREALLQSLVDIHYERHSLEFARGKFRVKGDTIEIFPAYLETAVRVDLWGDEIEKLSEIHPLTGKIIRPKARTYIYPARHFVTTRPELEAAVKDIEAELAEQLALFRAKGKLLEAQRLEQRTRFDIEMMLEMGFCNGIENYSRPLSGRKVGERPACLIDYFPKDFLLIVDESHVAIPQINGMYEGDRSRKQTLVDYGFRLPCALDNRPLMFTEFEALIPQTIYVSATPGSYELVKTRGAIVEQVIRPTGLVDPAVDIRPTEGQMDDLIRELEQVAARKERALVTTLTKRMAEDLADYLTRKQLKVRYLHSEIDALQRIDILNDLRKGAFDALIGINLLREGLDLPEVTLVAVLDADKEGFLRSQTTLIQVCGRAARNVNGRVILYASQTTGSMARAIEEMERRRQKQLVYNRDHHITPRTIVKSIQELEEFQNSAREAHITKIFVDEEDAIRHPERLPDLVKELEARMLEAADQLQFELAATLRDKLFEIRQMALKSGPSR; this is translated from the coding sequence ATGGCCGAGTTTAAACTCGCATCTCCTTTCCAGCCGTCGGGCGACCAACCGGCCGCCATCCAGGAACTGGTTGAAGGTCTGCGCGCCAGGACCCGGCACCAGGTGCTTTTGGGCGTGACCGGCAGCGGCAAGACGTTTACCGCGGCCAACGTGATCGCTCAAATTCAGAAACCCACTCTGGTTTTGTCGCCCAACAAGATCCTGGCGGCCCAGCTGTACGCCGAGTTTAAACAGTTTTTCCCCGAGAATGCCGTCGAGTATTTTGTTTCGTACTACGACTATTACCAGCCGGAAGCCTATGTCCCGTCCTCGGATACCTTTATTGAGAAGGATTCGGCCGTCAACGAACACATCGACCGGCTTCGTTTGAAGGCCACCAGCTCCCTGCTGGAACGTCCCGATGTGATCGTCGTGGCATCGGTGTCCTGCATTTACGGTCTAGGATCCCCTGAAAACTACAAATCCATGTGCGTGAGTCTCGAAAAGGGGCAACGCGTGAGCCGTGAGGCGCTCCTGCAGAGTCTGGTCGACATCCATTACGAGCGACATTCACTCGAATTTGCCCGCGGGAAATTCCGAGTCAAAGGGGACACAATCGAAATCTTTCCGGCTTATCTGGAAACCGCGGTGCGCGTTGACTTATGGGGGGATGAGATCGAGAAACTATCTGAAATTCATCCCTTGACCGGTAAAATCATCCGGCCCAAGGCGCGTACCTACATTTACCCGGCCCGTCACTTTGTGACCACGCGACCCGAACTGGAGGCCGCTGTCAAGGACATCGAGGCTGAGCTGGCGGAACAACTGGCGTTGTTTCGCGCGAAGGGGAAACTCCTGGAGGCCCAGCGTCTGGAACAGCGGACGCGCTTTGATATCGAAATGATGCTCGAGATGGGTTTCTGCAACGGGATCGAAAATTATTCCAGGCCCTTGTCCGGGCGCAAGGTTGGGGAGCGCCCGGCGTGCCTGATTGATTATTTTCCAAAAGACTTCCTGCTTATCGTCGACGAATCCCATGTCGCCATTCCCCAGATCAACGGCATGTATGAAGGAGACCGCTCCCGGAAGCAGACCCTGGTGGATTACGGTTTTCGCCTCCCGTGCGCGCTCGACAACCGCCCGCTGATGTTCACCGAGTTTGAAGCCTTGATCCCGCAGACGATTTATGTCTCTGCAACACCGGGGTCCTACGAATTGGTCAAAACCAGGGGCGCCATCGTGGAACAGGTGATCCGTCCGACCGGTTTGGTCGATCCGGCGGTTGACATCCGGCCTACAGAAGGCCAGATGGATGACCTCATCCGGGAGCTGGAGCAAGTCGCGGCCCGGAAGGAACGCGCACTCGTGACCACCCTCACCAAACGCATGGCCGAAGATCTGGCGGATTATTTGACGAGAAAACAGCTGAAGGTCCGCTACCTTCACTCGGAAATAGACGCCCTGCAGCGCATCGATATTCTCAACGATTTGCGCAAAGGCGCTTTTGACGCGCTCATCGGGATTAACCTCCTCCGAGAAGGGCTGGATCTTCCGGAAGTAACACTGGTCGCGGTCCTTGACGCTGACAAAGAGGGGTTTTTGCGCAGCCAGACCACGCTCATCCAGGTGTGCGGCCGGGCCGCACGCAACGTGAACGGGCGGGTGATTCTATACGCTTCACAAACAACCGGGTCGATGGCCCGAGCTATTGAAGAAATGGAACGTCGACGACAAAAACAGCTTGTCTACAACCGTGACCATCACATTACACCCAGAACCATAGTGAAATCGATCCAGGAACTGGAGGAATTTCAGAATTCCGCACGGGAAGCTCATATCACGAAGATTTTTGTCGATGAAGAAGACGCCATTCGTCATCCCGAGCGCCTGCCGGACCTCGTAAAAGAATTGGAGGCTCGCATGTTGGAGGCGGCAGACCAGCTTCAATTTGAATTAGCCGCCACTTTGCGTGACAAGTTGTTTGAAATACGTCAGATGGCTCTCAAATCAGGCCCCTCCAGGTAA